AATATCGATAGTTTTTGTGAGATTAAGCATGAGGCCTTACCTTTTTGATGTGTGAGCAAGAAATGGGGTTCCTATCACACGGCCATGTTGCTGCGTCTGAGACAACCACATCTGATTGACACCGATAACTAATTATTGTAAGATTCAGCTTGCCAAGTTGAGCAATTGCGCTCAAGATTTACCATCGAAGAACCGCAGGAGGAAAAATGATCAAGAGAATCGACCATGTGGCAATAGCCGTCAAAAGTCTTGATGAAGCCGTAAAAAACTTTGAGCACTTATTCGGAGTCAAGTGCAGTAAGATCGAAGAGGTTCCTGACCAGGGTGTAAAGGCCGGCATTTTCCTTCTTGGCAATACCGAAATCGAATTTCTGGAGCCGACGAATCCCAATGGTGGCGTGGCCAAGTTCGTGGAAAAACAGGGCGGCGGAATCCATCACATTTGCCTGGAAGTGGATGACACCGATGCGGAACTCCAGAAGATCGAATCCAAAGGGGCAACCTTGATCGATAAGAAAGGCCGAAAGGGACTTGCCGGGAAGATCGGCTTTATCCATCCCAAATCCGTGAACGGTGTTCTGATCGAGCTGGCCCAGAAGACCCATGCGCATTAGGGCATGAAGTGGCAACTGAACGCTATCGGCCTCAAATAGGCGAGACAAAGGAGGTTCTTCCACCGTGGCTGAGAAAAGAAT
This window of the Dehalococcoidia bacterium genome carries:
- the mce gene encoding methylmalonyl-CoA epimerase — translated: MIKRIDHVAIAVKSLDEAVKNFEHLFGVKCSKIEEVPDQGVKAGIFLLGNTEIEFLEPTNPNGGVAKFVEKQGGGIHHICLEVDDTDAELQKIESKGATLIDKKGRKGLAGKIGFIHPKSVNGVLIELAQKTHAH